In Chryseobacterium lactis, a single genomic region encodes these proteins:
- the porD gene encoding type IX secretion system protein PorD yields MKKIISLFFLFFIYTSGFSQELLATVQVNAQQLGGSNQQAYKALEKSLRDFINNTSWTGKKLQNFEKIKCGFALVISERNGNNFKGQIVIQAVRPVFNTTYESPLLNLNDQRLSFEYIENENLIFNERQFSGKNLTDIISFYVYLILGYDADSFQSMGGTQWFAKAQQIAQNSQNRNYEGWNTINEPRSRTILVNEIMNPNWSQLRSTIYTYHRSGMDNLFNQDQTAAKKVIFDALMQLKMYENSFQQSYFFNLFMDGKSDEIFNIFNSGNNGGLILNDLKQTMIILSPKNIDNKWNKWKV; encoded by the coding sequence ATGAAAAAAATTATAAGTTTATTTTTTCTGTTTTTTATATACACCTCAGGTTTTTCTCAGGAACTTTTGGCAACTGTTCAGGTCAATGCTCAACAGTTAGGTGGAAGTAACCAGCAAGCGTATAAAGCGTTGGAAAAAAGCCTTAGAGACTTCATCAATAATACCAGCTGGACGGGAAAAAAGTTGCAGAATTTTGAAAAGATCAAATGCGGTTTTGCCCTCGTTATTTCAGAAAGAAACGGAAATAATTTCAAAGGACAGATTGTAATTCAGGCCGTACGTCCTGTATTTAATACGACCTATGAATCACCTCTACTTAATCTTAATGATCAAAGATTATCTTTTGAATATATTGAAAATGAGAATCTTATATTCAACGAGAGACAGTTTTCCGGTAAAAACCTGACAGACATTATAAGTTTCTATGTGTATCTTATTTTAGGATATGATGCCGACAGTTTCCAATCGATGGGCGGCACACAGTGGTTTGCCAAAGCTCAGCAGATAGCCCAAAATTCCCAGAACAGGAATTATGAAGGATGGAATACAATCAACGAGCCTAGAAGCCGTACAATACTCGTTAATGAGATTATGAATCCCAACTGGAGTCAGCTTCGTTCAACGATTTATACTTATCACAGATCAGGAATGGATAATCTCTTCAATCAGGATCAGACCGCTGCGAAGAAAGTTATTTTTGATGCATTGATGCAATTGAAAATGTATGAAAACTCATTCCAGCAGAGTTATTTCTTTAATCTGTTTATGGATGGTAAAAGTGATGAGATCTTCAATATCTTCAATTCCGGAAATAACGGAGGATTGATACTGAATGATTTAAAACAAACCATGATCATCCTTTCACCGAAAAATATTGACAACAAGTGGAATAAATGGAAGGTCTAG
- a CDS encoding RNA polymerase sigma factor codes for MKFLFGNKKDDLLSRLKKQDPVAQKLFYEQNVKRFLNVSKSYVSDLYQAEDCLIKAFCKIFKHIESFRGEANLESWARRIVVNECLNFIKSRKTVFYLDEINHSFHEEIDEPFDFDFNAQELLDQLPDAYKMVFNLYVLEEYSHQEIADTLQISIAMSKTQLFRAKEKLRKIYFQQQKMMKNEHV; via the coding sequence ATGAAATTTTTGTTCGGAAATAAAAAAGATGATTTGTTGAGCCGCCTGAAAAAACAGGATCCGGTGGCGCAAAAGCTTTTTTATGAACAGAATGTCAAAAGGTTTTTAAACGTAAGCAAAAGCTATGTCAGCGATTTATATCAGGCTGAAGATTGCCTTATTAAAGCCTTCTGTAAAATTTTTAAGCACATTGAAAGTTTCAGAGGAGAAGCTAATCTGGAAAGCTGGGCAAGAAGAATTGTTGTCAATGAATGTCTGAATTTTATCAAAAGCCGTAAAACGGTCTTTTATCTGGATGAGATCAATCATTCTTTTCATGAAGAAATAGATGAGCCTTTCGATTTTGATTTCAATGCCCAGGAGCTTTTGGATCAGCTTCCGGATGCGTATAAAATGGTTTTTAACCTCTATGTTCTGGAAGAATATTCGCATCAGGAAATTGCCGATACTTTACAGATTTCAATAGCAATGAGCAAGACTCAATTGTTTAGAGCCAAAGAAAAATTAAGAAAGATCTATTTTCAACAACAAAAAATGATGAAAAATGAACACGTCTAA
- a CDS encoding DUF5687 family protein — translation MFLKFLRLEIKSFFRGTSLGINLTMKILRFIGILYFMGCLAGGAFLVFFLVQEEMHQDPIKVVSKFLIAAWIVDLALKYLWQEIPTQNIKPFLTLNIRKNTLVNYMLTKSFLSAFSWLNSLFFITFAAIALFKGYSFPGMLVWFIGVSAIFYLNNFLNIFFNDKETVAIIAGIICVVLGVLGYYNIIPILSYSEKIFYSFYEMNYAAVVPVILFVVLWLLCFRYVRKEFYLDQGLEAKKTIGKTENIAFLNKYGAIGTFINNDIKMLRRNKVTKGILLGSFMFLFYGLLMFTSSMYKTPAMMMFMGLFVTGGFQFLFGQRVPAFDSSYYPLMMTLNVPYKEYLKAKWWLMNIVTAVSIVIALCYAYFGWEVYITFFAAGLYNIGVNSQFTLWSGAFNKTQIDLNSKEKRLGQKNSFNMVSMFLLIPKMLLPMAVFALTKYFFGITAGVVSIAFLGFIGFLLRERIFDIIVKLYKKEKYNALDAFKNKG, via the coding sequence ATGTTTCTAAAGTTCCTTAGGCTTGAAATTAAAAGCTTTTTCCGTGGTACTTCTTTAGGGATCAATCTTACCATGAAAATCCTGCGATTCATTGGAATCCTCTATTTCATGGGTTGCCTCGCAGGAGGGGCTTTTCTCGTTTTCTTTTTAGTGCAGGAAGAAATGCACCAGGATCCGATAAAAGTTGTCTCAAAGTTTCTCATCGCTGCCTGGATTGTTGATCTGGCTTTAAAATATCTTTGGCAGGAGATTCCCACACAGAATATAAAACCGTTTCTCACGCTGAACATCAGGAAGAATACGCTGGTCAATTATATGCTGACCAAAAGTTTTCTTTCGGCATTCAGCTGGTTGAATTCGCTGTTCTTTATCACCTTTGCTGCGATTGCATTGTTTAAAGGATATAGTTTTCCGGGAATGCTGGTTTGGTTCATAGGCGTTTCTGCGATATTCTATCTGAATAATTTTCTCAATATTTTCTTTAATGATAAAGAGACCGTAGCCATTATTGCGGGTATAATTTGTGTCGTGCTGGGCGTCCTCGGATATTACAATATCATTCCCATCTTGTCTTATTCGGAAAAGATTTTTTACAGTTTCTATGAAATGAATTATGCAGCTGTAGTTCCGGTTATTCTGTTTGTGGTCTTATGGTTGCTGTGCTTCAGGTATGTACGCAAAGAATTCTATCTTGATCAGGGTCTTGAAGCGAAAAAAACTATTGGAAAGACCGAGAATATTGCATTTTTAAATAAATACGGAGCCATCGGAACCTTTATCAATAATGATATTAAAATGTTAAGACGTAATAAAGTCACCAAAGGAATTCTGTTGGGCAGCTTTATGTTTCTTTTCTACGGATTGCTCATGTTTACTTCTTCAATGTATAAAACTCCTGCAATGATGATGTTTATGGGGCTTTTTGTCACCGGAGGGTTTCAGTTTTTATTCGGACAAAGAGTTCCGGCTTTTGACAGTTCCTATTACCCTTTAATGATGACCCTTAATGTGCCGTACAAAGAATATTTAAAAGCAAAATGGTGGCTGATGAATATTGTGACTGCAGTTTCCATCGTGATTGCGCTCTGCTATGCCTATTTTGGGTGGGAAGTTTATATTACTTTTTTTGCCGCCGGATTGTACAATATAGGGGTGAATTCTCAGTTCACACTTTGGTCGGGAGCTTTTAATAAAACTCAGATTGATCTTAATTCGAAAGAAAAAAGACTGGGACAGAAAAACAGTTTTAATATGGTGTCGATGTTTCTTTTGATTCCTAAAATGCTGTTGCCCATGGCTGTATTTGCACTTACAAAATATTTCTTTGGAATTACGGCAGGGGTTGTAAGTATTGCTTTCTTAGGCTTTATAGGCTTTTTATTGAGAGAAAGGATTTTCGATATCATCGTAAAACTTTATAAAAAAGAAAAATACAACGCACTTGATGCATTTAAAAATAAAGGTTAA
- a CDS encoding ABC transporter ATP-binding protein, with protein MITINNLSKTYGTATVLNIENLEIPSGETFGLVGNNGAGKTTLFSLMLDLIQPTTGFVSIDGIKVNESEVWKNKVSAFVDDTFLIGYLTPEEYFYFIGELRGQNKASVDEFLKPFHDFFNGEILKSGKYVRDLSKGNQKKVGIVGAIIGHPEIIILDEPFANLDPSTQIKLKNLIKELSKQEGVTFLISSHDLSHTTEVCNRIVVVNKGQLVKDIQTNPETLKDLENYFAEQVSETTI; from the coding sequence ATGATTACTATAAACAATTTATCCAAAACATACGGAACGGCAACGGTTCTTAATATTGAAAATCTTGAAATTCCGAGCGGTGAAACATTTGGTCTTGTTGGAAATAACGGAGCCGGAAAAACAACGCTTTTTAGCCTGATGCTGGATCTTATTCAGCCTACCACAGGTTTCGTAAGCATAGACGGAATTAAAGTAAATGAATCCGAGGTCTGGAAAAACAAAGTTTCCGCTTTTGTAGATGATACCTTTTTAATAGGATATCTTACTCCGGAGGAATATTTTTACTTCATCGGTGAATTGAGAGGCCAGAATAAAGCTTCTGTAGACGAGTTTTTAAAACCCTTTCATGATTTTTTCAATGGTGAGATTCTTAAATCAGGGAAGTATGTTCGTGATCTTTCAAAGGGAAATCAGAAAAAGGTAGGTATCGTAGGAGCCATTATCGGGCATCCGGAAATTATTATTCTGGATGAGCCTTTTGCTAACCTTGATCCATCTACACAGATTAAACTTAAAAACCTGATCAAAGAGCTGTCTAAACAGGAAGGTGTCACTTTCCTTATTTCAAGCCATGACCTTTCGCACACGACAGAAGTTTGTAATAGAATTGTGGTGGTCAACAAAGGACAGCTGGTAAAAGATATCCAGACCAATCCTGAGACGTTAAAAGACCTTGAAAACTATTTTGCAGAACAAGTTTCAGAAACAACTATTTGA
- a CDS encoding Dyp-type peroxidase, with protein MNTIESQNVTDYPNSNTIFTVWKLNEEPQLKNVFQELCALVLNLNNSVFNRFPDSRASCVMGISADAWKKLNLPNPMPKELSDFEEIKGVKHTAVSTPGDLHFHLRADNKSVIFDMAIEIAKLLSSVAESVLEVHGFKYWDARSILGFVDGTENPHGEDRDYFAKIGDEDLQYKGGSYLFVQKYLHNMDAWKSLSTEDQEKVIGRSKENDIEMSDEVKPSNSHIALANIEGENGEELKIVRDNMPFGSPSTNEFGTYFIAYSSTFTTTKKMLTNMFVGDPPGNYDRILDFSTAVTGTLFFVPTRNMLDEFSG; from the coding sequence ATGAATACGATAGAATCACAAAATGTAACAGATTATCCTAACAGCAATACGATTTTTACAGTTTGGAAACTGAATGAGGAGCCACAGCTGAAGAATGTTTTTCAGGAGCTGTGTGCGTTGGTTTTAAATCTTAATAATTCTGTTTTTAACAGGTTCCCGGACAGCAGAGCAAGCTGTGTGATGGGAATAAGTGCTGACGCCTGGAAAAAGCTTAATCTTCCCAATCCAATGCCCAAAGAACTTTCTGATTTTGAAGAAATAAAAGGGGTAAAGCATACCGCCGTATCCACTCCCGGTGATCTTCATTTTCATTTACGGGCAGACAATAAGAGTGTGATCTTTGATATGGCGATTGAAATTGCAAAACTGCTAAGCTCTGTGGCTGAAAGTGTTCTTGAAGTTCATGGATTCAAATACTGGGATGCCCGCTCAATCCTTGGTTTTGTTGATGGAACAGAAAACCCACATGGAGAAGATCGTGATTATTTTGCAAAAATCGGGGATGAAGATCTTCAGTATAAAGGAGGAAGTTATTTGTTTGTTCAGAAATATCTTCACAATATGGATGCATGGAAGAGCCTTTCAACGGAAGATCAGGAAAAAGTGATCGGAAGATCAAAAGAGAATGATATTGAAATGTCTGATGAAGTAAAGCCTTCCAATTCCCACATCGCATTAGCCAATATTGAAGGTGAAAATGGAGAAGAATTGAAAATTGTTAGAGATAATATGCCTTTTGGCAGCCCTTCTACCAATGAGTTCGGAACGTATTTTATTGCGTATTCAAGTACATTTACCACCACGAAAAAGATGCTGACCAATATGTTTGTCGGCGATCCTCCAGGAAATTATGACAGAATTCTTGATTTCAGTACTGCCGTTACGGGAACACTTTTCTTTGTTCCTACAAGGAATATGCTGGATGAATTCTCAGGATAA
- a CDS encoding DNA repair protein RecN, with translation MLSRIYIKNFALIDTLEVSLKNGLQVITGETGAGKSIILGALRLILGERADVKSISKAEEKSIVETEFDLNNQFKKFFIENDLDYELQTIIRREILPSGKSRAFINDVPVTLDVLRELSSQLIDIHSQFETSNLFTSEYQFKIIDGLSENKKIIEEYQQQFSDFQTLKILLKKLKTQLSETNKESDYKEFLLNELEELKLDDIDFEDIQNQLSIQENAGMISENVGQILSRFHQEEIGILSFFNEAKAKLSRISEVSTSFAELNERLETSFVELKDIISELEHEAEKVEINPENLLRLSELNNKINALFVKHNVSDLNELIALRDELAGDQKGATELEAQIAETEENISAKEKTLQTLAEKLSKNRKKNIPVFIRKAESLLKKLGLEKAKVDIELHDVPEFNQFGKENIQLLFQANSGFPLKPIQTAISGGERSRVMLAVKKIIAESDALPTLILDEIDTGVSGKVAEEIGNLMREMSEDMQLIVISHLAQVAAKGNDNYKVVKQDIAGKTQSTIIPLSDNEKLNEIAQLLSGSTITDAALAQAKVLIG, from the coding sequence ATGCTTTCAAGAATTTACATTAAAAACTTTGCCCTCATTGATACCCTTGAAGTATCATTGAAAAACGGTTTACAAGTTATAACCGGAGAAACAGGAGCGGGAAAATCTATTATTTTGGGAGCTCTCCGACTTATTCTTGGAGAAAGAGCCGATGTAAAATCGATTTCCAAAGCTGAAGAAAAAAGCATCGTTGAAACTGAATTTGACCTCAATAATCAGTTTAAAAAGTTCTTTATTGAGAATGATCTGGATTACGAACTTCAAACAATTATCAGACGCGAAATTCTTCCTTCAGGAAAATCCCGCGCATTCATCAACGATGTTCCGGTAACCTTGGATGTTCTTCGGGAACTTTCGTCTCAACTGATCGATATTCACTCCCAGTTTGAAACCTCAAATCTTTTTACCTCAGAATATCAGTTTAAAATCATTGACGGACTTTCCGAGAATAAAAAAATTATTGAAGAATATCAGCAGCAGTTTTCAGATTTTCAAACCTTGAAGATTTTGCTTAAAAAACTCAAGACACAGCTTTCAGAAACCAATAAAGAAAGTGATTATAAAGAATTTCTGCTTAATGAGCTTGAGGAATTAAAACTTGATGATATAGATTTTGAGGATATTCAGAACCAGCTTTCCATCCAGGAAAATGCAGGAATGATTTCCGAGAACGTGGGTCAGATTTTATCCAGATTCCATCAGGAAGAAATCGGAATCTTGTCTTTTTTTAATGAAGCTAAAGCTAAACTATCAAGAATTTCTGAAGTATCTACCAGTTTTGCAGAGCTTAATGAACGACTTGAAACCTCTTTTGTTGAATTGAAAGACATCATTTCTGAGCTTGAACATGAAGCTGAAAAGGTAGAAATCAACCCTGAAAATCTTCTTCGTCTATCAGAACTTAATAACAAGATCAATGCCTTGTTCGTTAAGCATAATGTTTCGGATCTCAATGAGCTGATTGCCTTACGTGATGAATTGGCGGGAGATCAGAAAGGGGCAACAGAACTGGAAGCCCAGATTGCAGAAACAGAAGAAAATATCTCTGCAAAAGAAAAAACGCTTCAGACTCTTGCTGAAAAACTTTCTAAAAACAGGAAAAAGAATATTCCGGTTTTTATCAGGAAAGCGGAAAGCCTTCTTAAAAAATTAGGATTAGAAAAAGCAAAGGTCGATATCGAGTTACACGATGTTCCGGAATTTAATCAGTTCGGTAAAGAAAATATCCAGCTCTTATTCCAGGCCAATTCAGGATTTCCTTTAAAACCGATTCAGACGGCCATTTCCGGAGGTGAAAGATCCAGGGTTATGCTTGCTGTAAAGAAAATTATTGCCGAAAGTGATGCATTGCCAACCCTTATTTTGGATGAAATCGATACTGGAGTTTCTGGAAAAGTAGCAGAAGAAATAGGAAATCTTATGCGTGAAATGTCTGAAGATATGCAACTTATTGTCATTTCTCACCTTGCGCAGGTTGCTGCTAAAGGAAATGATAACTATAAAGTGGTAAAGCAGGACATCGCAGGAAAAACCCAATCTACAATCATTCCTCTCAGCGATAATGAAAAACTGAATGAAATCGCTCAGCTTCTTTCCGGAAGCACAATTACTGATGCAGCATTAGCACAGGCAAAGGTGTTAATTGGCTAA